In Bradyrhizobium guangxiense, the following are encoded in one genomic region:
- the fliI gene encoding flagellar protein export ATPase FliI, translated as MKALAEQIGDIDGVNIYGRVVGVRGLMVEVAGPIHAMSVGARLVIETGANRSIPCEVIGFSGNNAVVMPFAGLDGVRRGCKAVIANAANLVRPSSAWLGRVVNALGEPIDGKGPLPQGASPMPFRNSPPPAHSRKRVGAPLDLGVRAMNTFLTCCRGQRMGIFAGSGVGKSVLLSMLARNVDAAVSVIGLIGERGREVQEFLQDDLGEEGLARSVVVVATSDEPALMRRQAAYLTLAVAEYFRDEGQDVLCLMDSVTRFAMAQREIGLSAGEPPTAKGYTPTVFTELPKLLERAGPGLGEGAITAIFTVLVDGDDHNEPIADAVRGILDGHIVMQRSIAERGRYPAINILKSVSRTMPKSADPQFWPVIQRARQVMATYADMEELIRLGAYRAGSSPEVDEAIRLHEPLEAFLRQRKDENASLADGYRQLAQILGNLETER; from the coding sequence ATGAAGGCTTTGGCCGAACAGATCGGCGACATCGACGGCGTCAACATCTACGGCCGCGTGGTCGGTGTCCGCGGCCTGATGGTCGAGGTGGCAGGCCCGATCCATGCGATGTCGGTCGGCGCGCGGCTGGTGATCGAGACCGGCGCCAACCGTTCGATTCCTTGCGAGGTGATCGGCTTCTCGGGCAACAATGCTGTCGTGATGCCGTTCGCCGGCCTCGACGGCGTGCGCCGCGGCTGCAAGGCCGTCATCGCCAATGCTGCCAATCTGGTGCGACCGTCCTCGGCCTGGCTCGGCCGCGTCGTCAACGCGCTGGGCGAGCCGATCGACGGCAAGGGACCGCTGCCGCAGGGCGCCTCGCCGATGCCGTTCCGCAATTCGCCGCCGCCGGCGCATTCGCGCAAGCGTGTCGGCGCCCCGCTCGATCTCGGCGTGCGCGCGATGAACACGTTCCTCACCTGCTGCCGCGGCCAGCGCATGGGCATCTTCGCAGGCTCCGGCGTCGGCAAATCGGTGCTGCTGTCGATGCTCGCGCGCAACGTCGATGCCGCGGTCAGCGTCATCGGGCTGATCGGCGAACGCGGCCGCGAGGTTCAGGAATTCCTGCAGGACGATCTCGGCGAGGAGGGCCTGGCGCGCTCCGTCGTGGTGGTCGCGACCTCCGACGAGCCGGCGCTGATGCGCCGCCAGGCGGCGTATCTGACGCTCGCGGTCGCCGAATATTTTCGCGACGAGGGCCAGGACGTGCTCTGTCTGATGGATTCGGTGACGCGCTTTGCCATGGCCCAGCGCGAGATCGGCCTGTCCGCCGGCGAGCCGCCGACGGCCAAGGGTTACACGCCGACCGTCTTCACCGAGCTGCCGAAGCTCCTGGAGCGGGCCGGCCCCGGCCTCGGGGAGGGCGCCATCACCGCCATCTTCACGGTGCTGGTCGACGGCGACGATCATAACGAGCCGATTGCGGACGCCGTGCGCGGCATCCTGGACGGCCACATCGTGATGCAGCGCTCGATCGCCGAGCGCGGCCGCTACCCCGCGATCAACATCCTCAAATCCGTCTCCCGGACCATGCCGAAATCGGCCGATCCCCAGTTCTGGCCGGTCATCCAGCGGGCGCGCCAGGTGATGGCGACCTATGCCGACATGGAGGAATTGATCCGTCTCGGCGCCTATCGGGCCGGCTCCAGCCCCGAGGTCGACGAGGCGATCCGCCTGCACGAGCCGCTGGAGGCCTTCCTGCGCCAGCGCAAGGACGAAAATGCATCACTTGCGGACGGCTACCGCCAGTTGGCGCAAATCCTCGGCAATTTGGAAACGGAACGCTAA
- the fliJ gene encoding flagellar export protein FliJ, whose amino-acid sequence MKSRDTLIRLKKFQVDEKRRRVTQIETMIADFQRMSVDLEREIQTEQERAGINDPSHFAYPTYAKAAIQRRENLTRSADELKGQLDEAKAALAEAFEELKKVELLDERDQARERAEENAREQADLDSIGLMRARIGAVA is encoded by the coding sequence ATGAAGTCACGAGATACCCTCATTCGCCTGAAGAAGTTTCAGGTCGACGAGAAGCGCCGCCGGGTCACCCAGATCGAGACCATGATCGCCGATTTCCAGCGGATGTCGGTCGATCTCGAACGCGAGATCCAGACCGAGCAGGAGCGCGCCGGGATCAACGATCCCTCGCACTTCGCCTATCCGACCTACGCCAAGGCCGCGATCCAGCGCCGCGAGAACCTGACCCGCTCGGCCGACGAGCTCAAGGGCCAGCTCGACGAAGCCAAGGCTGCGCTGGCCGAGGCCTTCGAGGAGCTGAAGAAGGTCGAGCTGCTCGACGAGCGCGACCAGGCCCGCGAACGCGCCGAAGAGAACGCCCGCGAGCAGGCCGACCTCGACAGCATCGGCCTGATGCGCGCCCGCATCGGCGCGGTCGCCTGA
- a CDS encoding sigma-70 family RNA polymerase sigma factor, with product MLTPAELVGLIEAVAKGDQAAFERLYAATRAKLYGVVLRILRRQDLAEEVIQETYVKIWNGAGQFNPALSSPITWMASIARNRAIDIVRKKSEVSIEEEPQAMEVAADSPDPLARREMTEELKRLLECIGRLEPDRQRLVLLAYYNGWSREQLAEKFAAPVNTVKTWLRRSMLDIRECLGL from the coding sequence ATGCTGACGCCAGCTGAGCTGGTCGGGTTGATCGAGGCGGTGGCGAAGGGCGATCAGGCCGCGTTCGAACGCCTCTACGCCGCCACGCGCGCGAAACTCTATGGCGTCGTGCTCCGTATCTTGCGTCGACAGGATCTCGCAGAGGAGGTCATTCAGGAGACCTACGTCAAGATCTGGAACGGCGCCGGCCAGTTCAATCCGGCGCTGTCGTCGCCGATCACGTGGATGGCCTCGATTGCGCGCAACCGTGCGATCGACATCGTGCGCAAGAAGTCGGAGGTCTCCATCGAGGAAGAGCCCCAGGCGATGGAGGTTGCGGCCGACAGTCCCGACCCGCTGGCGCGCCGGGAGATGACCGAAGAGTTGAAGCGGCTGCTGGAATGCATCGGCCGGCTCGAGCCGGACCGTCAGCGGCTCGTCCTCCTCGCCTATTACAACGGCTGGAGCCGCGAGCAATTGGCCGAGAAATTCGCCGCCCCCGTCAACACGGTGAAGACGTGGCTCCGGCGGAGCATGTTGGATATCCGGGAGTGCCTCGGACTATGA
- a CDS encoding anti-sigma factor, producing the protein MAYTEDHIALAAEYALGTLDADERVQVETMMAVDEAFAAIVQAWSFRLGGLNQMVGSVEPRPIVWENIRSEIARTALAPQPPALAEATPPPAPEPPALETAEPATEAAPSPAVPPDEAAPPEISRPELDAPADVAPQFIPQVHAPDLAVVRASPAPAADDGNVIRLEGRVKRWRSIASVAGALAAALLVTLSLQIFLPDALPGVLRPAPRIQTVEVKTPAAPLAASAQYVALLQGQAGGPAFILTIDGATRNFTVRKVGATPEPGKSFELWLISDKLPRPRSLGVIGSGDFTARPLLASYDAEVVNGATYAVTVEQAGGSPNGQPTSAPVFSGKLIETVPPSEPQVPAKR; encoded by the coding sequence ATGGCTTACACGGAGGACCATATCGCGCTCGCCGCGGAATATGCGCTCGGTACGCTCGATGCCGACGAGCGCGTGCAGGTCGAGACCATGATGGCGGTGGACGAGGCGTTCGCCGCGATCGTGCAGGCCTGGTCCTTCCGGCTCGGCGGCCTGAACCAGATGGTCGGCTCGGTCGAGCCGCGTCCGATCGTGTGGGAGAACATCAGGTCCGAGATCGCGCGCACGGCGCTGGCGCCGCAGCCGCCCGCGCTGGCTGAGGCAACGCCGCCGCCAGCACCGGAGCCGCCCGCTTTGGAGACCGCGGAGCCGGCGACGGAGGCCGCGCCGTCGCCAGCCGTACCGCCTGACGAAGCCGCGCCACCGGAGATCTCGCGTCCCGAGCTCGACGCGCCCGCGGACGTCGCGCCGCAATTCATCCCGCAAGTCCATGCGCCGGATCTGGCCGTGGTCCGCGCGTCGCCGGCGCCGGCCGCCGACGACGGCAACGTGATTCGTCTCGAGGGCCGCGTGAAGCGCTGGCGCTCCATCGCGTCCGTCGCCGGCGCGCTTGCGGCCGCGCTGCTCGTCACGCTGTCGCTCCAGATCTTCCTGCCCGACGCGCTGCCGGGCGTCTTGCGTCCCGCCCCGCGCATTCAGACGGTCGAAGTGAAGACGCCGGCGGCGCCGCTCGCAGCGTCTGCGCAATATGTCGCATTGCTGCAGGGCCAGGCCGGCGGCCCCGCCTTCATCCTCACCATCGACGGCGCGACGCGCAATTTCACGGTGCGCAAGGTCGGTGCGACGCCTGAGCCCGGCAAAAGCTTCGAGCTCTGGCTGATCTCCGACAAGCTGCCGCGCCCGCGCTCGCTCGGCGTGATCGGCTCCGGCGATTTCACCGCGCGTCCGCTGCTCGCCTCGTATGATGCCGAGGTCGTCAACGGCGCAACCTACGCCGTCACCGTCGAGCAGGCCGGCGGCTCGCCGAACGGCCAGCCGACCTCGGCCCCGGTGTTTTCCGGCAAGCTGATCGAGACCGTGCCGCCGTCCGAGCCGCAGGTGCCTGCGAAGAGGTAA
- a CDS encoding helix-turn-helix transcriptional regulator, producing MDAARAPGIFVHQYAGLPHGPAFEQWRERAFGAFGLDIGPSRGDSIDCRLQISVVDNITLAIPEGASAQYSRTQSHLADGSDDLVLISGRAGRVRVGQNGHTVELAPAQMVLVDMSVTGSVGHTDDDCFTSIRMPRRALLDINPRAEDKLSQVLSDGAVAETIFRYHVVAANHAPHLDAVGQRLTAQHMVDLVGLLLGTDAEHASLARGRGHAAARLDLMRADVMAALGRNDLCLSEIASRSGLSPRQAQRLFEQAGTTFTEFVLEQRLLQARKLLGDPRARTRKISDIAHSSGFADLSYFNRAFRKRFGATPSELREA from the coding sequence ATGGACGCAGCGAGAGCGCCGGGCATCTTCGTTCACCAATATGCGGGGCTGCCGCACGGGCCGGCGTTCGAGCAGTGGCGCGAGCGGGCCTTCGGGGCTTTCGGCCTCGATATCGGGCCGAGCCGCGGTGATAGCATCGATTGTCGGCTCCAGATCAGCGTGGTCGACAACATCACGCTCGCCATTCCGGAAGGCGCCTCCGCGCAATATTCCCGCACCCAGAGCCACCTCGCCGACGGCAGCGACGACCTCGTCCTGATCTCGGGGCGCGCAGGCCGCGTTCGCGTCGGGCAGAACGGCCACACGGTGGAGCTCGCACCCGCACAGATGGTGCTCGTCGACATGAGCGTCACCGGGAGCGTCGGCCACACCGACGACGATTGTTTCACCTCGATCCGCATGCCGCGCCGCGCGCTGCTCGACATCAATCCGCGCGCCGAGGACAAGCTGTCGCAAGTCCTCAGCGACGGTGCGGTCGCCGAGACCATCTTCCGCTATCATGTGGTCGCCGCCAATCACGCGCCGCATCTCGACGCGGTCGGCCAGCGCCTCACTGCGCAGCATATGGTCGATCTCGTCGGCCTCCTGCTCGGCACCGACGCCGAGCATGCAAGTCTTGCGCGCGGCCGTGGGCATGCGGCGGCGCGTCTCGATCTCATGCGCGCCGACGTGATGGCCGCGCTCGGCCGCAACGATCTCTGCCTGTCCGAGATCGCGTCGCGCTCGGGCTTGAGCCCGCGCCAGGCGCAACGTCTGTTCGAGCAGGCCGGCACGACCTTCACCGAATTCGTGCTGGAGCAGCGTCTGCTCCAGGCGCGCAAGCTGCTCGGCGATCCCCGCGCCAGGACGCGCAAGATCAGCGACATCGCGCATTCCTCGGGATTCGCCGATTTGTCCTATTTCAACCGTGCGTTCCGCAAGCGCTTCGGCGCGACGCCCTCGGAACTGCGCGAGGCGTGA
- a CDS encoding NAD(P)/FAD-dependent oxidoreductase: protein MTRIVVLGAGFAGLWAAIAAARKRDEIGANGDIEIHLVDRNPYHNIRVRNYESDLSEVAIPLPQLLDPVGVSHGIGEVEAIDPIRREVSLVTSSGDQLLAYDRLVLALGSEVMRPGIPGLAEHAFDVDTYAAALHLEQHLASLGRSAPSPGRSTVVVVGAGFTGIEVAAEMPDRLARAGITGSRRIILVDPNPVVGATIGGHAQPVIETALSSLEVETRLGVRVASIEAAGMRLNTGEFILAQTVIWCAGMRASPLAASFPDARDRLGRLLVDPFMRVADVGGMFAAGDVASCVVDGLHPTVMSCQFARPMGRFAGHNVVADLAGLPMLPLRIDWYVTVLDLGGWGALYTEGWNREVRATGAAAKATKQTINRKRIYPPLTGSRDELFAAAAPTVQAPPATYGVPRR from the coding sequence ATGACGCGTATCGTCGTGCTCGGCGCCGGATTTGCAGGCCTGTGGGCGGCCATCGCCGCCGCGCGCAAGCGCGACGAGATCGGCGCGAACGGTGACATCGAGATCCACCTCGTCGATCGCAATCCCTATCACAACATTCGCGTGCGCAATTACGAGTCCGATCTCAGCGAGGTCGCGATACCGCTGCCGCAACTGCTCGACCCTGTCGGCGTCAGTCATGGGATCGGCGAGGTCGAGGCCATCGATCCGATCCGGCGCGAAGTTTCGCTGGTCACCAGCAGCGGCGATCAGCTGCTGGCCTATGACCGCCTCGTGCTGGCGCTCGGCAGCGAGGTGATGCGTCCCGGCATTCCCGGACTCGCCGAGCACGCGTTCGACGTCGATACCTATGCCGCCGCGCTCCACCTCGAGCAGCATCTCGCCTCGCTCGGCCGCAGCGCGCCGTCGCCGGGGCGATCGACCGTCGTCGTGGTCGGCGCCGGCTTCACCGGGATCGAGGTCGCGGCCGAGATGCCGGACCGGTTGGCGCGTGCCGGCATCACCGGCAGCCGCCGCATCATTTTGGTGGATCCCAATCCCGTGGTCGGCGCGACCATCGGCGGGCATGCGCAGCCCGTCATCGAGACGGCACTATCGTCGCTCGAGGTCGAGACGCGGCTCGGCGTACGTGTCGCGTCGATCGAGGCCGCCGGCATGCGCCTGAACACGGGCGAGTTCATTCTGGCGCAGACGGTGATCTGGTGTGCCGGGATGCGAGCGAGCCCTTTGGCGGCGAGCTTTCCGGACGCACGTGACCGGCTCGGGCGCCTCCTGGTCGATCCCTTCATGCGGGTGGCGGATGTCGGCGGCATGTTCGCGGCCGGCGACGTTGCTTCCTGCGTGGTCGATGGGCTGCATCCGACCGTGATGTCGTGCCAGTTCGCGCGTCCCATGGGCCGCTTCGCCGGCCACAACGTGGTCGCCGATCTCGCCGGCCTGCCGATGCTGCCGCTGCGGATCGACTGGTACGTCACCGTGCTCGATCTCGGCGGCTGGGGCGCGCTCTACACCGAAGGGTGGAATCGCGAGGTGCGCGCCACGGGTGCTGCGGCAAAGGCGACCAAGCAGACCATCAACCGCAAGCGCATCTATCCACCGCTCACCGGCAGCAGGGACGAACTGTTCGCCGCGGCTGCGCCGACGGTGCAGGCGCCGCCGGCGACATACGGGGTGCCGCGTCGTTGA
- a CDS encoding DUF1254 domain-containing protein, with amino-acid sequence MRRPISQVLFGAAVSLLFATAVPVSAQTSISEQEAHAIGVNAYLYFYPLVSMEVTRRQFTNVEPGKEFGKGPMNMFVSVPEYPPADFKGVVRSNFDTLYSIVWADLTKEPMVVSVPDTDGRFYLLPMLDMWSDVFASPGWRTTGTKIANFLLTPPGWAGTVPADMTRISAPTPFVWVIGRTKTDGPPDYDAVHKIQAGYRITALSEWGKNPAPLKVVIDPSVDMKTPPKAQVDTMPAEKYFAYAAELLKVTPPHITDEPMLAQLKKIGIEPGKSFDLTKADPVVRRALSTAPETGRQLMAWKYPTLARVVNGWTMNTDTMGVYGNYYLKRAIVAQFGLGANLPEDAIYPTNLGDDTGKPLDGTSKYTLHFEKAALPPVAAFWSITLYDTDGFQVANALNRFAVSSWMPFKYNSDGSLDLYFQNESPGAEKEANWLPAPKGAFNLTMRMYAPQADALIGKWTPPPVVRAQPVPGLATQ; translated from the coding sequence ATGAGACGACCAATCTCGCAGGTGCTGTTTGGAGCTGCGGTATCCTTACTTTTCGCTACTGCGGTGCCGGTAAGCGCTCAGACTTCAATCTCCGAGCAGGAGGCGCACGCCATCGGCGTCAATGCCTATCTCTATTTTTATCCGCTGGTCTCGATGGAGGTCACGCGGCGGCAGTTCACCAATGTTGAGCCCGGGAAGGAGTTCGGCAAGGGTCCGATGAACATGTTCGTCAGCGTGCCCGAATATCCACCAGCCGATTTCAAGGGCGTGGTGCGAAGCAATTTTGATACGCTCTATTCCATCGTCTGGGCCGATCTCACGAAGGAGCCGATGGTAGTTTCCGTGCCAGATACGGACGGCCGGTTCTATCTGCTGCCGATGTTGGATATGTGGAGCGACGTGTTTGCTTCGCCCGGCTGGCGCACCACCGGCACCAAGATCGCCAATTTTCTGCTCACCCCACCCGGCTGGGCCGGAACCGTGCCGGCTGACATGACGCGCATCAGTGCGCCGACGCCGTTCGTCTGGGTTATTGGCCGCACAAAGACCGACGGCCCGCCGGACTACGATGCTGTGCACAAGATCCAGGCCGGATACAGGATCACGGCGCTCTCTGAATGGGGCAAGAATCCGGCCCCACTAAAGGTGGTCATTGATCCCTCGGTGGACATGAAGACGCCGCCGAAGGCGCAGGTCGATACCATGCCGGCCGAAAAATACTTCGCTTATGCGGCTGAGCTGCTCAAGGTGACCCCGCCGCACATCACTGATGAGCCGATGCTCGCGCAACTGAAGAAGATCGGCATTGAGCCGGGCAAGAGTTTTGACCTGACCAAGGCCGATCCCGTCGTGCGCAGAGCGCTGTCGACCGCGCCCGAGACCGGACGGCAGTTGATGGCATGGAAGTACCCGACCCTCGCACGTGTCGTGAACGGCTGGACCATGAACACCGACACGATGGGCGTCTACGGCAACTACTATCTCAAGCGTGCGATCGTCGCACAGTTTGGCTTGGGTGCCAACCTGCCAGAGGACGCTATCTACCCGACCAATCTTGGGGACGACACCGGCAAGCCGCTCGACGGTACAAGCAAATACACCTTGCATTTCGAGAAAGCCGCGCTTCCGCCGGTCGCTGCTTTCTGGTCCATCACGCTTTACGACACTGACGGCTTCCAGGTCGCAAACGCGCTCAACCGGTTTGCAGTCTCGAGCTGGATGCCTTTCAAATATAACTCCGACGGCTCGCTCGACCTGTATTTCCAGAACGAAAGCCCGGGCGCGGAGAAGGAGGCCAATTGGCTGCCCGCTCCGAAGGGGGCGTTCAATTTGACCATGCGAATGTATGCGCCCCAGGCCGACGCGCTCATTGGCAAGTGGACCCCGCCGCCAGTCGTGCGTGCCCAGCCGGTACCGGGGCTTGCAACGCAGTAG
- the flhA gene encoding flagellar biosynthesis protein FlhA, whose product MVDVTAGQGVGSPKPGIPSLNDIVTVLKRGDIALALGILTILVVLILPLPAIVLDLFLAISITLSILILMTSLFIQAPLEFSAFPTILLISTMLRLSLNMASTRLILSHGHEGTAAAGHVIEAFGSFVMGGNFVIGIIVFAILIIVNFVVITKGSGRIAEVAARFHLDAMPGKQMAIDADLSAGLIDEKVAKERRKELEDESGFFGAMDGASKFVRGDAIAGLLIVFINVVGGMIIGVAQQGMSFADAGRSYTLLTVGDGLVTQVPALIVSTAAGLLVSKAGVSGAADKALMKQFSGYPQALAMSSAVMLVLAALPGIPTLPFLALGAGAGALAWNARNRNRVTAKAEQAAMAAPAPGTPGAPGAAAAEEPISAALKIDDLKIELGYALLPLVNGPDGTDRLTEQIKALRRSLAIEMGFVMPAVRILDNVQLEANTYIIKIKEVDAGTGKIWPNQFMVMDPGGSQVQVPGIHTTEPTFGLPATWVDASLKEEASLKGYTVVDAATVLSTHLTELLKANMSDLLSYGEVQKLLKELPKEQSELVKDIVPGQVTVSGIQRVLQLLLAERISIRDLSTILEGIADSLAFSRNPATMVEHVRARLARQICAQNTSYAGYLPLIALSAKWEQAFAESIIGQGEERSLAMQPSKLSEFMTAVREAFERAAREGEAPVLVTSAAIRPFVRSLVERFRAQTTVLSQAEIHPRARLKTVGSI is encoded by the coding sequence ATGGTCGACGTCACCGCGGGACAAGGCGTAGGCAGCCCGAAGCCCGGCATCCCTTCCCTCAACGACATCGTCACGGTCCTCAAGCGCGGCGACATCGCGCTGGCGCTCGGGATCCTCACCATCCTGGTGGTGCTGATCCTGCCCCTGCCCGCGATCGTGCTCGACCTGTTCCTGGCGATCTCGATCACGCTCTCGATCCTGATCCTGATGACCTCGCTGTTCATCCAGGCGCCGCTGGAATTCTCCGCCTTCCCGACCATCCTCCTGATCTCGACCATGCTGCGCCTGTCGCTCAACATGGCTTCGACCCGCCTGATTCTGTCGCACGGGCACGAAGGCACGGCTGCCGCCGGTCACGTCATCGAGGCCTTCGGCAGCTTCGTGATGGGCGGCAATTTCGTCATCGGCATCATCGTCTTCGCCATCCTGATCATCGTCAATTTCGTCGTCATCACCAAGGGTTCGGGCCGTATCGCCGAAGTCGCCGCCCGCTTCCACCTCGACGCCATGCCCGGCAAGCAGATGGCGATCGACGCCGATCTGTCCGCCGGCCTGATCGACGAGAAAGTCGCCAAGGAGCGCCGCAAGGAGCTGGAGGACGAGAGCGGCTTCTTCGGCGCCATGGACGGTGCCTCCAAATTCGTCCGCGGCGATGCCATTGCCGGCCTTTTGATCGTCTTCATCAACGTCGTCGGCGGCATGATCATCGGCGTGGCGCAGCAGGGCATGTCCTTTGCCGATGCGGGGCGCAGCTACACGCTGCTGACCGTCGGTGACGGCCTCGTCACCCAGGTGCCGGCGCTGATCGTCTCGACCGCGGCGGGCCTGCTGGTGTCCAAGGCCGGCGTCTCCGGCGCTGCCGACAAGGCGCTGATGAAGCAGTTCTCCGGCTATCCGCAGGCGCTCGCGATGTCCTCGGCGGTCATGCTGGTGCTGGCGGCGCTCCCGGGCATTCCGACCCTTCCCTTCCTCGCACTCGGCGCCGGCGCCGGCGCGCTGGCCTGGAACGCCCGCAACCGCAACCGGGTGACGGCCAAGGCCGAGCAGGCCGCCATGGCGGCACCCGCTCCGGGAACGCCAGGTGCGCCGGGCGCTGCCGCGGCCGAAGAGCCGATCTCGGCCGCACTCAAGATCGACGATCTGAAGATCGAGCTCGGCTACGCGTTGCTGCCGCTGGTCAACGGCCCCGACGGCACCGACCGCCTCACCGAGCAGATCAAGGCGCTGCGCCGCTCGCTTGCGATCGAGATGGGCTTCGTGATGCCCGCCGTGCGCATCCTTGACAACGTCCAGCTCGAAGCCAACACCTACATCATCAAGATCAAGGAGGTCGACGCCGGCACCGGCAAGATCTGGCCGAACCAGTTCATGGTCATGGACCCCGGCGGCAGCCAGGTGCAGGTGCCCGGCATCCACACCACCGAGCCGACCTTCGGTCTGCCCGCGACCTGGGTCGATGCCAGCCTCAAGGAGGAGGCCTCGCTCAAGGGCTACACCGTCGTCGATGCCGCGACCGTGCTCTCGACCCATCTCACCGAGCTGCTCAAGGCCAACATGTCGGACCTGTTGTCCTATGGCGAGGTGCAGAAGCTGCTCAAGGAGCTGCCGAAGGAGCAGAGCGAGCTGGTCAAGGACATCGTACCCGGACAGGTCACGGTCTCCGGCATCCAGCGCGTGCTGCAGCTCCTGCTCGCCGAGCGCATCTCGATCCGCGACCTCTCGACCATCCTCGAGGGCATCGCCGACTCGCTGGCCTTCTCGCGCAATCCCGCGACCATGGTCGAGCACGTCCGCGCCCGCCTGGCGCGGCAGATCTGCGCCCAAAACACCTCCTACGCCGGCTATCTGCCGCTGATCGCCCTGTCGGCGAAATGGGAGCAGGCCTTTGCCGAATCCATCATCGGCCAGGGCGAGGAGCGCAGCCTCGCCATGCAGCCCTCGAAACTGTCGGAGTTCATGACCGCTGTGCGCGAGGCGTTCGAGCGCGCCGCGCGCGAGGGGGAGGCGCCGGTGCTGGTCACCTCTGCGGCAATTCGTCCCTTCGTCCGGTCCCTGGTGGAGCGGTTCCGGGCCCAGACCACCGTGCTGTCGCAGGCCGAGATCCACCCTAGGGCGAGGCTCAAAACAGTCGGAAGCATCTGA
- a CDS encoding copper-binding protein, translating into MNRIITIAAALALASSVATGALAAGASISGEVKKIDEGAGKITLKHGPAKSLGMDDPMTMVYRVKDPAMLKQVKVGDKVTFEAEEAASGYTVTKMEKAK; encoded by the coding sequence ATGAACCGCATCATCACTATCGCCGCGGCGCTGGCGCTGGCTTCGAGCGTTGCCACGGGCGCGCTGGCGGCCGGGGCCTCGATCAGCGGCGAGGTCAAGAAAATCGACGAGGGTGCCGGCAAGATCACGCTGAAGCACGGGCCGGCGAAGAGCCTCGGCATGGATGACCCCATGACCATGGTCTATCGGGTCAAGGATCCCGCCATGCTCAAGCAGGTGAAGGTCGGCGACAAAGTGACCTTCGAGGCCGAGGAGGCGGCCTCAGGGTACACGGTGACGAAGATGGAGAAGGCGAAGTAG
- a CDS encoding cupredoxin domain-containing protein, with the protein MKTIKLGLALAALSLAPALAHDKHAHAGFSAGEPGDPKKPARTIEILLNEMDYSPARIEVKQGEQIRFVLRNVGKEDHEFLLATPQENLAHAVEMKKHPHMEHDDPNGVRLAPSKTAEILWKFSKPGTFEYSCLIPDHRENGMVGHVTVK; encoded by the coding sequence ATGAAGACGATCAAACTCGGCCTCGCGCTGGCTGCACTTTCGCTGGCGCCGGCCCTCGCCCACGACAAGCACGCTCACGCGGGCTTTTCGGCCGGCGAGCCCGGCGACCCCAAGAAGCCCGCGCGCACGATCGAGATCCTGCTGAACGAGATGGACTACTCACCCGCCCGGATCGAGGTCAAGCAAGGCGAGCAGATCCGCTTCGTGCTGCGCAATGTCGGCAAGGAGGACCACGAATTCCTGCTCGCCACACCTCAGGAGAATCTCGCGCATGCGGTGGAGATGAAGAAGCATCCGCACATGGAGCATGACGATCCCAACGGCGTGCGCCTCGCCCCGAGCAAGACGGCCGAGATCCTCTGGAAATTCAGCAAGCCGGGCACATTCGAATATTCGTGCCTCATTCCCGACCACCGCGAGAACGGCATGGTCGGCCACGTCACCGTCAAGTAA